In Microbacterium enclense, one genomic interval encodes:
- a CDS encoding ABC transporter permease gives MRYYGQKLAFYAIALWAALTLNFFLPRLLPGNPVDIMLAKLAQKGPVSPSARQSLELLLGTNDHRSLWESYLGYLGNVVRFDFGPSITCFPTPVQDVIGQALPWTIVLVGVSTLLSFVFGVTLGTLAGWKRGGWLDNFIPVTTMLQAVPYFWMAILLVYLLAVVWRIFPAFGGYDIYTTSPGWTWSFVSSAIVHATLPAVTIIISSVGGWMLGMRNMMVATLSEDYITTAEAKGLSPVRIRQRYAARNAVLPSVAGFALSLGFVVSGSLVTEQVFSYPGIGYSLLQAVNNNDYALMQGLFLVITLAVLGANLVVDLLYGVIDPRTRVRR, from the coding sequence GTGAGGTACTACGGCCAGAAGCTCGCGTTCTACGCCATCGCCCTCTGGGCCGCGCTCACGTTGAACTTCTTCCTCCCGCGTCTGTTGCCCGGCAACCCCGTCGACATCATGCTCGCGAAGCTGGCGCAGAAAGGACCGGTGAGCCCCAGCGCGCGCCAGAGTCTGGAACTCCTGCTCGGCACGAACGACCACCGATCGCTGTGGGAGTCGTACCTGGGGTACCTGGGCAACGTCGTGCGGTTCGACTTCGGGCCCTCGATCACCTGCTTCCCCACTCCCGTGCAGGATGTCATCGGGCAGGCCCTGCCCTGGACGATCGTGCTCGTGGGGGTGTCCACTCTGCTGTCGTTCGTCTTCGGCGTGACGCTCGGCACCCTGGCGGGGTGGAAGCGCGGGGGGTGGCTCGACAACTTCATCCCCGTCACGACGATGCTCCAGGCGGTGCCGTACTTCTGGATGGCGATCCTGCTGGTGTACCTGCTCGCCGTGGTCTGGCGCATCTTCCCCGCGTTCGGCGGGTACGACATCTACACGACCTCCCCGGGGTGGACGTGGTCGTTCGTGTCGAGCGCGATCGTGCACGCGACGCTGCCGGCGGTCACCATCATCATCAGCTCAGTCGGCGGCTGGATGCTCGGCATGCGCAACATGATGGTCGCCACCCTCTCGGAGGACTACATCACCACGGCCGAAGCGAAGGGGCTGTCGCCCGTGCGGATCCGTCAGCGCTACGCGGCCCGCAACGCCGTGCTCCCTTCGGTGGCGGGGTTCGCCCTGTCGCTGGGCTTCGTCGTCTCGGGGTCGCTGGTCACCGAACAGGTGTTCTCGTACCCGGGGATCGGCTACTCGCTGCTCCAGGCGGTCAACAACAACGACTACGCCCTCATGCAGGGACTGTTCCTCGTCATCACCCTCGCCGTCCTCGGCGCCAATCTCGTCGTCGATCTGCTGTACGGGGTCATCGATCCCCGCACACGGGTCCGGAGGTAG
- a CDS encoding ROK family transcriptional regulator, with protein sequence MTDADRAATRPPTRSVVLELIRAEGPISRTELAAATSLTPASMTTVVRELIRDGLVTEVGQDAPTRGKPRTLLEARPDARYAVGVLLGFASTSYVAVNLWGELVAQRDGAGAANDPPATVVRRVADEVRELIAELDVDPAIVTGAGVVVPGPIDSVRGTAVQLPAERPWSDFGLRAALSEAMGLPVVMENDATAAAVGEYYSRATRGEATFATIHMGIGIGAGIVIGGEPLRGASANAGEIGHLSVDFDGPLCHCGNRGCLELVAAPFAVELAYAQRTGRSLAWAEVVDAALSGADTDAVAVLTRAADALGVAITGLVNLLDVGLVVLTGDGFGAAAEFFAARAQESVDRAFFARRTHPVRITVSARPSGAAALGGAALALRAALAG encoded by the coding sequence ATGACGGATGCCGATCGCGCGGCGACGCGGCCGCCCACCCGCAGTGTCGTGCTCGAGTTGATCCGTGCGGAGGGTCCCATCAGCCGCACCGAGCTCGCAGCCGCCACATCCCTGACGCCCGCATCGATGACCACCGTGGTGCGCGAACTGATCCGCGACGGTCTCGTGACGGAGGTCGGGCAGGACGCCCCCACGCGCGGCAAGCCCCGGACGCTGCTCGAGGCCCGCCCCGATGCGCGCTACGCGGTGGGCGTGCTGCTCGGCTTCGCCTCGACGTCGTATGTCGCGGTGAACCTCTGGGGCGAACTCGTCGCCCAGCGCGACGGTGCCGGGGCGGCGAACGATCCGCCCGCGACCGTGGTGCGTCGCGTCGCCGACGAGGTGCGCGAGCTCATCGCCGAACTCGACGTCGATCCCGCGATCGTCACGGGCGCGGGAGTCGTCGTGCCCGGACCGATCGACAGCGTGCGCGGTACCGCGGTGCAGCTGCCCGCCGAGCGGCCGTGGTCGGACTTCGGTCTGCGCGCCGCCCTGTCGGAGGCGATGGGGTTGCCCGTCGTGATGGAGAACGACGCGACCGCCGCAGCGGTGGGCGAGTACTACTCACGGGCGACCCGCGGCGAGGCCACCTTCGCGACGATCCACATGGGGATCGGCATCGGGGCCGGCATCGTGATCGGTGGGGAGCCGCTGCGGGGGGCGAGCGCGAACGCCGGCGAGATCGGGCACCTCTCGGTCGACTTCGACGGTCCACTGTGTCACTGCGGAAACCGTGGATGCCTCGAGCTCGTCGCAGCCCCCTTCGCCGTCGAGCTCGCCTACGCGCAGCGCACCGGCCGCTCGCTCGCCTGGGCGGAGGTGGTCGACGCCGCGTTGTCGGGGGCCGACACCGACGCCGTGGCCGTGCTCACGCGCGCCGCGGACGCCCTCGGCGTGGCGATCACGGGGCTCGTGAATCTGCTCGACGTCGGTCTCGTCGTCCTCACCGGCGACGGCTTCGGCGCTGCCGCGGAGTTCTTCGCCGCGCGGGCGCAGGAGAGTGTCGATCGGGCATTCTTCGCGCGGCGCACGCACCCCGTGCGCATCACGGTCTCGGCACGCCCCTCGGGAGCTGCGGCGCTCGGCGGGGCCGCCCTGGCCCTCCGCGCCGCGCTCGCCGGCTGA
- a CDS encoding ABC transporter substrate-binding protein, whose amino-acid sequence MILRSSRRGLALVAALGATAIALSGCVSPGGDEKGISIATGSLGDITKNFNPFSPNVLQPTLGAIYEPLFFYNTISAGDPEPMLGTEFSWNDDATQLTIELRPDVTWSDGEAFTADDVVFTYDLLAQTPEINTIGYAGEAAAVDDDTVTVTFPEPSLPIGPELIGRTAIVPEHLWSGFDDVVNFVNDQPVGTGPFTLASFTPQSYVLSRNESYWQPDRPQLETLRYVSFASGDAAITAMTNGQLDWNTGLVPNFAEQVENDPYLEQINTPINQTTWVACAEASLGCSGPQTDPAVRLAISAAIDRQEIIDIAFEGLGGAVSPALLLPERDADLIAPDLTVQTPPNADVEKAASLLTSAGWTRGSDGFFAKDGQKLSVTVQVPQEWTDYVTAIEVASQQLASAGIDLQPEALPGAQWNERRFSGDFQFTMDGVYQGPAPDPYYIYATYFTTDATAPVGQQAPTSYSRYSDPAVDDLVAAARVELDPDKRKATYFQIQRVISQAMPYIPVLVVPTVTYYSTRNATGWPTEDDLYAFPASWSIWNLGVVTARLQPAAAQ is encoded by the coding sequence ATGATCCTGCGTAGCTCTCGGCGAGGTCTGGCCCTCGTCGCTGCCCTCGGTGCGACCGCCATCGCCCTCAGCGGGTGCGTGTCACCCGGGGGCGACGAGAAGGGCATCTCGATCGCCACCGGTTCGCTGGGCGACATCACGAAGAACTTCAACCCGTTCTCGCCCAACGTGCTGCAACCCACCCTCGGAGCGATCTACGAGCCCCTGTTCTTCTACAACACGATCTCGGCGGGCGACCCGGAGCCGATGCTGGGCACGGAGTTCTCGTGGAACGACGACGCGACCCAGCTGACCATCGAGCTGCGCCCGGACGTCACGTGGAGCGACGGTGAGGCGTTCACCGCCGACGACGTCGTCTTCACCTACGACCTGCTGGCTCAGACCCCTGAGATCAACACGATCGGCTACGCCGGAGAGGCTGCGGCGGTCGACGACGACACCGTCACCGTGACCTTCCCCGAGCCCTCCCTGCCCATCGGCCCGGAGCTGATCGGCCGCACGGCCATCGTGCCCGAGCACCTGTGGAGCGGGTTCGACGACGTCGTCAACTTCGTCAACGACCAGCCCGTCGGCACCGGCCCCTTCACGCTCGCCAGCTTCACCCCGCAGAGCTACGTGCTCTCGCGGAACGAGTCCTACTGGCAGCCCGACAGGCCCCAGCTCGAAACCCTCCGTTACGTCTCGTTCGCGAGCGGCGACGCCGCGATCACGGCGATGACGAACGGCCAGCTCGACTGGAACACCGGTCTCGTCCCCAACTTCGCCGAGCAGGTCGAGAACGACCCGTACCTCGAGCAGATCAACACCCCCATCAACCAGACCACGTGGGTCGCGTGCGCCGAGGCCTCCCTCGGATGCTCGGGCCCGCAGACCGACCCCGCGGTACGACTGGCCATCAGCGCGGCGATCGACCGACAGGAGATCATCGACATCGCCTTCGAGGGCCTCGGCGGCGCGGTGTCTCCGGCCCTGCTGCTGCCCGAGCGCGACGCCGATCTCATCGCCCCCGACCTGACGGTGCAGACCCCGCCGAACGCCGACGTGGAGAAGGCCGCCAGCCTCCTCACGAGCGCCGGTTGGACACGCGGAAGCGACGGCTTCTTCGCCAAGGACGGTCAGAAGCTCAGCGTCACCGTGCAGGTGCCGCAGGAGTGGACCGACTACGTCACCGCGATCGAGGTGGCCTCGCAGCAACTCGCGTCCGCCGGTATCGACCTCCAGCCCGAGGCTCTGCCGGGAGCGCAGTGGAACGAGCGACGTTTCTCCGGCGATTTCCAGTTCACGATGGACGGCGTCTACCAGGGCCCGGCCCCCGACCCGTACTACATCTACGCGACGTACTTCACGACGGATGCCACGGCGCCGGTGGGCCAGCAGGCGCCCACGAGCTACTCGCGCTACTCCGACCCGGCGGTCGACGACCTCGTCGCCGCGGCCCGTGTCGAGCTCGACCCCGACAAGCGCAAAGCGACCTACTTCCAGATCCAGCGCGTCATCTCGCAGGCCATGCCCTACATCCCCGTGCTCGTCGTCCCCACGGTGACGTACTACAGCACACGCAACGCCACCGGGTGGCCGACCGAGGACGACCTGTACGCGTTCCCGGCATCCTGGTCGATCTGGAACCTCGGCGTCGTCACCGCCCGTCTCCAGCCGGCGGCCGCGCAGTGA
- a CDS encoding ABC transporter ATP-binding protein, with product MSAPVLRVDDLRIDYLAEPVVHAVRGVSFDLARGEILGIAGESGCGKTTLAYGITQLLRPPAQLTGGEVTFLAGGESIRVDLLQGSALRAFRWDRISMVFQGAMNALNPVLRVRAQLDDVLTTHRPSMTAAERRARCAALMDVVGVPAERLEAFPHELSGGMRQRVMIAMALLLDPPIMIMDEPTTALDVVVQRDILREVTRLRDELGFAVIFITHDLPLLLEVSDRIAIMRAGEIVELAPTRELYENPREDYTRELLAAFPSLTGEGWTGRHPEETS from the coding sequence ATGAGCGCCCCCGTGCTGCGCGTCGACGACCTGCGCATCGACTACCTGGCCGAGCCCGTCGTGCACGCCGTCCGCGGGGTGAGCTTCGACCTCGCCCGCGGCGAGATCCTCGGGATCGCGGGCGAATCGGGCTGTGGCAAGACCACGCTCGCGTACGGCATCACCCAGCTCCTGCGGCCGCCCGCGCAGCTCACCGGGGGCGAGGTGACCTTCCTCGCCGGGGGCGAGTCGATCCGCGTCGACCTGCTGCAGGGCTCCGCGCTGCGGGCCTTCCGGTGGGACCGCATCTCGATGGTGTTCCAGGGCGCGATGAACGCCCTCAACCCGGTGCTCCGGGTGCGCGCGCAACTGGATGACGTGCTGACCACGCACCGTCCGTCGATGACCGCCGCCGAGCGTCGCGCACGATGCGCCGCGCTGATGGACGTGGTCGGCGTTCCCGCCGAGCGGCTCGAAGCCTTCCCGCACGAGCTCTCGGGAGGGATGCGACAGCGCGTGATGATCGCGATGGCGCTCCTGCTGGATCCGCCGATCATGATCATGGACGAGCCGACCACGGCTCTCGACGTCGTGGTGCAGCGCGACATCCTGCGCGAGGTCACGCGGCTGCGCGACGAGCTCGGCTTCGCGGTGATCTTCATCACGCACGATCTCCCGCTGCTGCTCGAGGTGAGCGATCGCATCGCCATCATGCGCGCCGGCGAGATCGTCGAGCTTGCGCCGACCCGAGAGCTCTACGAGAACCCGCGTGAGGACTACACGCGCGAACTGCTCGCCGCCTTCCCGAGCCTCACCGGCGAGGGCTGGACGGGACGACACCCGGAGGAGACCTCATGA
- a CDS encoding ABC transporter permease, which translates to MSSQSVTATIAQLSPRRRGRRRLGGKLVAGLSITGAIVAFGLIAPPFVGDPFLIRPIGITPPSGEFWLGTTQKGQDIFAQLAVSTTNSLLIGVSVGILSLVLAAFFGIVGAYLGRWLDEGFSLITNIALVIPGLPLIIVISSYVEDRGLAVVALILAFTSWAGGARVLRAVTLSLRSRDYVSAARVAGEKSWRIIAVEILPNLLPILASSFVFGVVSAILAEAGLSYLGLGVSSDYTWGRMLYEAQMGSALRSGAWWWFVPPGLLIALLGAALSLINFALDEIVNPKLRAPRRVRPVKATA; encoded by the coding sequence ATGTCTTCGCAATCCGTGACCGCCACCATCGCGCAGCTCTCGCCGCGTCGGCGCGGGCGCCGTCGTCTGGGCGGCAAGCTCGTCGCCGGCCTCTCGATCACCGGCGCGATCGTGGCGTTCGGTCTCATCGCGCCGCCCTTCGTGGGTGATCCGTTCCTGATCCGCCCGATCGGCATCACGCCCCCGAGCGGAGAGTTCTGGCTCGGCACGACGCAGAAGGGCCAGGACATCTTCGCCCAGCTGGCCGTCTCGACGACGAACTCCCTGCTGATCGGTGTGAGCGTCGGCATCCTGAGTCTCGTTCTCGCCGCGTTCTTCGGCATCGTGGGCGCCTACCTCGGGCGCTGGCTCGACGAGGGCTTCTCGCTGATCACCAACATCGCGCTGGTGATCCCGGGGCTACCACTCATCATCGTCATCTCCAGCTACGTCGAGGATCGCGGCCTCGCGGTCGTCGCGCTCATCCTCGCGTTCACCAGCTGGGCGGGTGGAGCACGCGTGCTGCGGGCGGTGACGCTCAGCCTGCGCAGCCGGGACTACGTCTCGGCGGCCCGCGTCGCGGGAGAGAAGTCGTGGCGCATCATCGCGGTGGAGATCCTGCCGAACCTCCTGCCGATCCTCGCCTCCTCGTTCGTGTTCGGAGTGGTCTCGGCGATCCTCGCCGAAGCGGGACTGTCGTACCTCGGGCTCGGCGTCTCGTCGGACTACACCTGGGGTCGCATGCTCTACGAGGCGCAGATGGGATCGGCGCTCCGCTCGGGAGCGTGGTGGTGGTTCGTGCCGCCGGGTCTGTTGATCGCTCTCCTCGGCGCGGCTCTATCGTTGATCAACTTCGCGCTCGACGAGATCGTGAACCCGAAGCTGCGGGCTCCGCGTCGTGTGCGTCCCGTGAAGGCCACCGCATGA
- a CDS encoding chitobiase/beta-hexosaminidase C-terminal domain-containing protein, with product MRRRRTALALTATTSVVAAALLVPTAASAADEQRTVTVHLDQTVQEDYLGVGVNVIPWSLLEGTTKYGYDDADWEVDVERIHTLQPKVARIWFQIDWMELEKGQYDFESPEMLAFYRYLDAFRDAGTEVELNFGWKVGARVHDWFTIPGAPDPYISAPADLPAYGASASALLKNLFDRGYDNVDHLTFYNEPNGSWDFWAPGDEKAYYADMARAVSDRLTADGLRDDVQIWGPEEVNAVAWTQYMAENAGDVFDQYSFHLYGESYDAMGDAIAQRRAVIGDAPLNLSEMGWTNPGTSVWETGYANYIIRSANDGVHSNLIWQLNGVMTGDPAGDTNGSYNLWDSLILGLEPTAAFSEAGPLMRYVPTHSTVLGTEVSDDDVRATAFRAPDGELTVLVETQSGSAKDVRVQFEGGNATDAFTRIAYTDAIAQPGENALLPASSGTLTPDANSFTDTEIGDEHTYAIYTTAPAATQVEMTPVRTAVAGGGQVQLGANVIDGTGTPTWSVVGTDNGSIDANGLFTAPSVTTERTVAVRATLPNGEYGVAQVEVTPASTPGVTDAPVFSLERGVYPSIEAVTITSATPDAQIFYTTDGSEPTASSTPYTGQIFLEALKTTYLRAVAIAPGADASGVTSRLYKVSDVQNAPDGYTFCQYADGGECAFEGEANVAFGSDGQFVFGTFTDGVDCAVASFGSDPNPGGDNRCFVNPDVSEEPPLVSILNAGFERPATGGTANGPMVNGWTFSARAGIQHNNSVFVPASPAPQGERTAYLKSDSGLASRIDQTVVFPAGTFAITFAAANRVGYGGQQEFDVQVDGETLGHYIPVGGTYQYYETAPFTVTQGEHTISFVATTTEGDNTGFVDDVRVVAAGDVDTTAPTVTVKQGAEFTQGTAEAYDKVSFKLYDAGKIDRAVINGVVKDLVDNTWSDVNFVAPGVFGAVSGENTLVVYDVAGNATTVPFTLR from the coding sequence ATGAGACGACGGCGCACCGCCCTCGCCCTGACCGCGACGACGAGCGTCGTCGCCGCCGCCCTGCTCGTTCCCACGGCGGCCTCCGCGGCCGACGAGCAGCGCACCGTCACCGTCCACCTCGACCAGACCGTGCAGGAGGACTACCTCGGCGTGGGCGTCAACGTCATCCCCTGGAGCCTGCTCGAGGGCACGACGAAGTACGGCTACGACGACGCCGATTGGGAGGTCGACGTCGAGCGCATCCACACCCTGCAGCCGAAGGTCGCCCGTATCTGGTTCCAGATCGACTGGATGGAACTCGAAAAGGGACAGTACGACTTCGAGAGCCCCGAGATGCTCGCGTTCTACCGCTACCTCGACGCGTTCCGCGACGCGGGCACCGAGGTCGAGCTGAACTTCGGGTGGAAGGTCGGCGCGCGCGTCCACGACTGGTTCACGATCCCCGGTGCCCCCGACCCCTACATCTCCGCGCCGGCCGACCTGCCCGCGTACGGCGCTTCGGCATCGGCCCTGCTGAAGAACCTCTTCGATCGCGGCTACGACAACGTCGACCACCTCACGTTTTACAACGAGCCGAACGGGAGCTGGGACTTCTGGGCCCCCGGTGACGAGAAGGCCTACTACGCCGACATGGCTCGCGCGGTGAGCGACCGCCTGACCGCCGACGGCCTGCGCGACGACGTGCAGATCTGGGGCCCCGAAGAGGTCAACGCCGTCGCCTGGACGCAGTACATGGCCGAGAACGCGGGCGACGTGTTCGATCAGTACTCGTTCCACCTGTACGGCGAGTCGTACGACGCGATGGGGGATGCCATCGCCCAGCGCCGAGCCGTCATCGGCGATGCTCCGCTGAACCTCTCCGAGATGGGCTGGACCAACCCGGGCACGAGCGTCTGGGAGACCGGCTACGCGAACTACATCATCCGCAGCGCCAACGACGGCGTGCACTCCAACCTCATCTGGCAGCTCAACGGTGTCATGACCGGAGACCCGGCGGGCGACACGAACGGCTCGTACAACCTGTGGGACTCGCTCATCCTGGGTCTGGAACCCACGGCGGCGTTCTCGGAGGCCGGCCCGCTCATGCGCTACGTGCCCACGCACAGCACGGTGCTCGGTACCGAGGTCTCGGATGACGACGTCCGCGCGACCGCCTTCCGCGCGCCGGACGGCGAGCTGACCGTGCTCGTGGAGACGCAGTCGGGCTCCGCGAAAGACGTGCGCGTGCAGTTCGAAGGGGGGAACGCCACCGACGCCTTCACCCGCATCGCTTATACGGACGCGATCGCCCAGCCCGGTGAGAACGCCCTGTTGCCGGCATCGAGCGGAACGCTGACCCCGGATGCCAACTCCTTCACCGACACCGAGATCGGCGACGAGCACACCTACGCGATCTACACCACGGCCCCCGCGGCCACACAAGTGGAGATGACGCCCGTCCGCACGGCCGTCGCCGGAGGAGGCCAGGTGCAGCTCGGCGCGAACGTCATCGACGGCACCGGCACGCCGACCTGGTCGGTCGTCGGCACCGACAACGGCAGCATCGACGCCAATGGCCTGTTCACGGCCCCGTCGGTGACCACCGAGCGCACTGTCGCGGTGCGGGCGACCCTCCCGAACGGCGAATACGGCGTCGCCCAGGTCGAGGTCACCCCGGCCAGCACGCCCGGCGTGACGGACGCCCCGGTGTTCAGCCTGGAACGCGGCGTCTACCCGTCGATCGAAGCCGTGACCATCACGAGCGCCACCCCCGACGCGCAGATCTTCTACACGACCGACGGCAGCGAGCCCACGGCATCCTCCACCCCGTACACCGGGCAGATCTTCCTGGAGGCGCTCAAGACGACGTACCTGCGTGCCGTCGCGATCGCTCCCGGCGCGGACGCGTCGGGCGTGACCTCCCGCCTCTACAAAGTGAGCGACGTGCAGAACGCCCCCGACGGATACACGTTCTGCCAGTACGCCGACGGCGGGGAGTGCGCCTTCGAGGGCGAGGCGAACGTCGCCTTCGGCTCGGACGGGCAGTTCGTGTTCGGCACCTTCACCGACGGCGTGGACTGCGCGGTCGCGTCGTTCGGCTCCGACCCGAACCCGGGCGGCGACAACCGCTGCTTCGTCAACCCGGACGTGTCGGAGGAGCCGCCGCTGGTGAGCATCCTCAACGCCGGGTTCGAGCGTCCCGCCACCGGGGGGACGGCCAACGGCCCGATGGTGAACGGCTGGACGTTCAGCGCCCGCGCCGGCATCCAGCACAACAACAGCGTGTTCGTTCCGGCCTCACCCGCCCCGCAGGGCGAGCGGACGGCGTACCTGAAGAGCGACTCGGGGCTCGCCAGCCGCATCGACCAGACGGTCGTCTTCCCGGCGGGGACCTTCGCGATCACGTTCGCCGCGGCCAACCGTGTCGGCTACGGCGGCCAGCAGGAGTTCGACGTGCAGGTCGACGGGGAGACGCTCGGGCACTACATCCCCGTCGGGGGCACGTATCAGTACTACGAGACGGCACCGTTCACGGTGACGCAGGGCGAGCACACCATCTCGTTCGTGGCGACCACCACCGAGGGCGACAACACGGGGTTCGTCGACGATGTCCGCGTGGTCGCCGCCGGCGACGTCGACACCACGGCCCCGACGGTCACGGTGAAGCAGGGGGCGGAGTTCACCCAGGGCACTGCCGAGGCCTACGACAAGGTGAGCTTCAAGCTCTACGACGCCGGCAAGATCGACCGCGCGGTCATCAACGGGGTCGTGAAGGACCTCGTCGACAACACCTGGTCCGACGTGAACTTCGTCGCTCCCGGGGTGTTCGGAGCCGTGTCGGGCGAGAACACGCTCGTCGTCTACGACGTGGCGGGCAACGCCACGACGGTGCCTTTCACTCTGCGCTGA
- a CDS encoding ATP-binding cassette domain-containing protein — MNAIEAVGLTKTYGSGRHAVAAVKGVDFALSAGRTVALVGESGSGKSTVAKMLLQLERPTSGEILLDGHRLGTRGTDLRRFRSHVQMVFQDPFASLNPFHTVLHHLARPLVISGRARGRRAVAEAAEHLLERVHLSPGADFLARRPHELSGGQRQRVAIARALAPGPRVLIADEPVSMLDVSIRLGVLRLLADIQRQEELALLYITHDLATARHFSDEILVMYRGEIVEAGAADDVILRPQHPYTQRLAEAAPDPRRRFATPS, encoded by the coding sequence ATGAACGCCATCGAAGCGGTGGGTCTGACCAAGACCTACGGGAGCGGGCGGCACGCTGTGGCCGCCGTGAAGGGTGTCGACTTCGCCCTCTCGGCCGGGCGCACCGTCGCGCTGGTGGGCGAGAGCGGCAGCGGGAAGTCGACCGTGGCGAAGATGCTGCTGCAACTGGAACGTCCGACGTCGGGAGAGATCCTGCTCGACGGGCACCGACTGGGCACGCGGGGAACCGACCTCCGGCGGTTCCGGTCGCACGTGCAGATGGTGTTCCAAGACCCGTTCGCGTCACTGAACCCGTTCCACACGGTGCTGCATCACCTCGCGCGCCCGCTCGTGATCTCGGGACGTGCGCGGGGGCGCCGCGCGGTCGCCGAGGCCGCCGAGCACCTGCTCGAGCGGGTGCACCTGAGCCCCGGCGCCGACTTCCTCGCCCGTCGCCCGCACGAGCTGTCGGGCGGGCAACGCCAGCGCGTGGCGATCGCCCGCGCCCTCGCGCCCGGCCCGAGGGTGCTGATCGCCGACGAACCGGTGTCGATGCTCGACGTGTCCATTCGCCTGGGTGTTCTCCGCCTGCTCGCCGACATCCAGCGGCAGGAGGAACTGGCACTGCTGTACATCACGCACGACCTGGCGACGGCGCGGCACTTCTCCGACGAGATCCTCGTGATGTACCGCGGCGAGATCGTCGAGGCGGGCGCGGCCGACGACGTCATCCTGCGCCCCCAGCACCCGTACACGCAGCGGCTCGCGGAGGCCGCTCCCGACCCGCGGCGGCGCTTCGCGACACCGTCATGA